The DNA window CGAGCACGTGCAGCATCGCATCAGCGGTCCCGGTGACGGTGGCTGCGCCAATCACCTCGGGGATGTCGATCCAGGCCGCGCGCAACTGTTCTGGCGCGATGGTGCCGTGCCGGAACACCTGCACGTACGCCTCGGTGTTCCAGCCGAGCGCACTGCGGTCGACGACGGTGGTGAAACCCCGGATGACGCCGTTGTCCAGCAGGCGATCGACCCTGCGCTTCACCGCGGGCGCCGACAGGTTCACCCGCTCACCGATCTCGGCGTAGGTGGCCCGTGCGTCGTTGGCGAGTTCGGCCAGGATGCGCTCGTCGGTCTCGTCCAAACGGTCCATCGCCACCTCCACACAAGAAATCGCCGCATTTTTGCGTCGAGCACAATGAATAATAGGTCATTACGCAAGAAACGGTGATTGATTGCAAAATCGATACACCATATCGTCTATTTATGACGATCTCAGATGTCGCCGCCCTCGCGGCCCCGGTATCCGATGTCGCCGCGGCACGGGAGAGGGTGGCCTCGATCCGCCACTATGCGATGACGCCACCGACGTTCTTCACCGTCGAGTACGCGATCAACCCCTGGATGGACACCTCCGTTCCCGTGGACACCCATCTGGCACTCACGCAATGGGAAGCCCTGCGCCAGACATACAAGGCGCTAGGCCACACCGTCGAACTCGTCGAGCCGGTCGCGGGCCTGCCGGACATGGTGTACGCCGCCAACGGCGGAATGATGGTGAACGGCAGGGCTGTCTCCGCGCGGTTCGCTTATCCGCAGCGCGCCGGTGAGTCCGCCGCCTACACCGAGTGGATGACCCGTCACGGCTACCGCCCCGCGGATACCCGACACACCAACGAGGGCCAGGGCGACCTGCTCGTCGTCGGTTCAATCATCCTGG is part of the Mycolicibacterium tusciae JS617 genome and encodes:
- a CDS encoding Lrp/AsnC family transcriptional regulator; amino-acid sequence: MDRLDETDERILAELANDARATYAEIGERVNLSAPAVKRRVDRLLDNGVIRGFTTVVDRSALGWNTEAYVQVFRHGTIAPEQLRAAWIDIPEVIGAATVTGTADAMLHVLARDMRHLEEALERIRSAADVERSESIVVLTNIIDRDRT
- the ddaH gene encoding dimethylargininase encodes the protein MTISDVAALAAPVSDVAAARERVASIRHYAMTPPTFFTVEYAINPWMDTSVPVDTHLALTQWEALRQTYKALGHTVELVEPVAGLPDMVYAANGGMMVNGRAVSARFAYPQRAGESAAYTEWMTRHGYRPADTRHTNEGQGDLLVVGSIILAGYGFRTDLRAHDEIAAALRMPVVSLELVDPRFYHLDTALAVLDNTTIAFYSPAFSDASRAQLLELFPDAIEVGSADAFVLGLNAVSDGRNVVLPAAATGFAEQLAEAGFRPIGIDLSELLKGGGSVKCCTLEVHP